Within Colias croceus chromosome 10, ilColCroc2.1, the genomic segment ACAAGGACAACAATTTAAAGACATGCTTGAAATAATGGGCATTACATTAAACAAAGTTAAGGGCAATGGATTGATGCTTTTAGAAAATCCAAAGAACACATTTGAGAGATATAAGTACTTGTCTAAAGCTTTACAATACagaaatacacaaaaaaactTCTATTATTTAGATGAGAGATATATTGATGGGAAATTACAATTTGAGAAACCCTGGCTTAGAGACACACTGCCTGATGCTTCTAGCAACATAAATTGTGAAGTTTCTTCTGGatgtatgttttattacaTGGTTTCTGTAGTTGGATATGTAAGTGGACTATTCTGTTCTTCAGCATCAGATGATGGCTTTCAAAAATGGCTAATTGAGATTGCAATACCTAAACTGCAACCAAAAAGTGTTATTGTTATGGACCGAAGTTGCTATCAAAAACTTTTTGAACAAACTATTACAAGATTTGATTCTAGACAGGAAATGATAGAGTGGTTACAAGACAAACAAGTACCATACGACTCATCAATGCGCAAGGCAGAACTCTATGACTTAATAAGGAATACaacaggaataaaaaaatacacaaacacaTATCATTTAGTAAGAGCTTTTGGTCATGACATTTTATGTTTGCCTTCTATACATTTGAAATTATCTCTTGCGGATACAACATGGACTATGCTTAAAAATGTGGTGTGGCCTAGTGATAGATCATTAATtggaattataaataattgtgttttatCAAACATATCATCCATTCCAAAATCTGAATGGGAGAGAGAAGAATTAAACATTATCAATAgagaaaaagaaatatatagtACAGACTTAGCTGTAGAAAACTATCTTGAAGCAAATGGtataaaaaacgaaaaatctgttaaaaaaatgtgtgattgcaatgaattttgtttttaaccaGCAATCTTGAAATGTTAGAGGTCTTTGATAAGTATCCGATAATGCCACAGCAATGGCACTCATATACCTACACAGTTAATTTGTGCTAGTTATAGTAAACTTTGTACatagaaaaatatgaataaatattttttaaagaattgtaTTGTCTTTCATGACATGCTGattcattgaaaataaattattatgaaatatgtaccttcacatattattatacaagcCAATTAAATTCTTATTGTGCAACACAATTTCGCGATACGGCTCTGTTTCTGTGGCCACAAAGCATTGTGAACTATTTTTCGCTCAATTAGTGCTTTTGGTTATAAAGCTCAACagatattaaaaacttaaaacatgTAATTTCTGCAATTTTCGCAACAATTTTCATTGATGATAGCGTCGTCTATGTAGTATGTCCATAAGTTGCTGGTTTAGTGGTATatgtaagtaagtacctacttatttatttaattgataaaaaacaGTAGCTGATAATATCTTAACAGAGATGCTTTTCAAACAATTccaagtaatattatattaatgttatattttcttgttaaggacgctgtcacaaatctgcgttactcaaatttaggtatctaacgtcgccacgtggttcgcgggaacatcgcgctcacgtaaacatagcgcattccattttatagaccatcttcatacttgatattatttttttttatatttttattgaaattgattccagaagattactgggaactttaaaaattcattttgttactattattagtaggtacgatccttataagtattttagtgtattcaaccaacttaaaaaagtgtgactattttacaacaatttgaatatgaattattgtattattgtatacattatcgaagctttttaagaaatgtataaaatacttttttaagaattattatcatacataatattatatgttaccggcaatatattaaacccggcattgtaagcaattcttagtaaatgtatgttattccgagaaacagtcggaatgaaataaattaaattcgttaccacacattcacattacctatatctttaaatatgaacttttcctaagtagcaaacacatttg encodes:
- the LOC123695126 gene encoding uncharacterized protein LOC123695126 → MEQSILENYDHASSIVRRVLDRCRYEKQMGYLINPIRDHYSRTAYYTGRSVEFLKKVDTKLNDFQNIRHKYSEHGYIILKAISKVLLKNKLPIFNNSYPTYINICLSDSIEPLQGQQFKDMLEIMGITLNKVKGNGLMLLENPKNTFERYKYLSKALQYRNTQKNFYYLDERYIDGKLQFEKPWLRDTLPDASSNINCEVSSGCMFYYMVSVVGYVSGLFCSSASDDGFQKWLIEIAIPKLQPKSVIVMDRSCYQKLFEQTITRFDSRQEMIEWLQDKQVPYDSSMRKAELYDLIRNTTGIKKYTNTYHLVRAFGHDILCLPSIHLKLSLADTTWTMLKNVVWPSDRSLIGIINNCVLSNISSIPKSEWEREELNIINREKEIYSTDLAVENYLEANGIKNEKSVKKMCDCNEFCF